AATGAATTTGGTAAATTCACCGATTTGAGTTTCACAAGCTCACAAACCTTTATTAAAGATGCTTGGAGATCTTGTTTTGGAGCCATCGCTAATTCTAACGCATACCTAAACAATTTGCCACAAAGTGTCGGGCCTAACGTCAGTGATGAAGCGCTGAATAATGCATTGGGTGAATGCCGTTTTATTAGAGCGTTCGCTTATTTTTTCTTGGTAAGAACTTATGGCAATGTACCAATCATTGAAAATAACGCAGAGTATTCTCAAAACTTTGTGATTCCAAGTAATCCCGTTGCAGACGTTTATAAATTTATTGAAAACGATTTGCTATTTGCCATCGAAAATTTAAGAACTAAAAACAGAGGGTCTAATTATGCCGATAATGCTCATGTCTCTAGCGGATCAGCAAAAGCCTATTTAGCAAAAGTTTATTTATACCAAAAAAGATATGCTGAAGCAAGAGCTTTAGCCGAAGAAGTTATAAACAGTGGTGAATTTAAATTATTGGGTGGTGAAACATTACCAAATATGTCTTTCGCCGATTTATTTTTGCAAAAAAATAACAATAATGAAGAATCTATTTTTGCATGGCAATGGACAGGCGCAGGAACTTATTTCGACGGAAGCTTTACAAACACATTATTTGCTCCTGAGAATAGATTGGTAGAAACTACCTATTCTGGACAAATAGCACCTTCCCAAGATTTAATCGAAAATGGTTTTGTCGCTGGAGACAGAAGAAGAAAAGAAACATTTATGCTACCAGGAGATTATTACCCTAACTTAAGTTATGCCGAAACACTAGAACTAAACGCTCCTATATTACTAGGTTACACTTTTGAAGAGGAATATGAAGCACAAAATTCTGGAGCAGGATTTAAAAAATATGTTATAGGTAAAGAGAATCTTCCTATAACTGGCAAATTCAACCCACAATTTAATGGGGAAAGTAGCATGAACACTTATATGATGCGTTATGCTGAGTTATTACTAATTCATGCCGAAGCCATATTAGGAGGACAATCGGGAACAACTTCAGACCCTGCTGCCCTTAAATCATTTAATGCTGTTCATAATAGAGCTGGATTGCCATCGGTTACCGAAATTTCTTTTGAAGATATTTTTAAAGAAAGACGTGCTGAATTAGCTGGTGAAGGCGATTATTATTTTGATTTAGGACGCCTCCCTTTTAGTCAAGCTAAAACTATCTTAGAAAGTCAGAATAGAGGCGATCAAGACACGGAAAACTACATCACTATTACTGGAACTAGCCTTTTACTACCTTATCCTGAAGAGGATTTGATTAAAAATCCAAAATTAACAGAAGTTGAACCTTACACTTTTAATTAACCATAAAAGCTAAAATTATGAAAAGATTAAAAACAAAATTATTAGTGGTTTTCCTTTTGGCAACCATTCCTATGGCACTATTTTATTCATGTGATTCAAATTCAGATGAAGACATGAATGACAATCCTCAAATAGCAGGCGTATACAAATATGCTTATGTGCGACCATCTGAAAACGCTCCTATTGATTATTCAGCGCCACTAGATTCTTTAACTACTATAGGGTATTCTGGAATAAGTTATTTAGTTAGAGGCACAGGGTTGTTAACTGCAAAAAAAATCACGGTTAATGGCATGGAAATAGATTTTAATCCAACCTTGGTTACCAATAATCAAATTTTTATAGTGCTTCCTGCTGGAGTACCATATTCTAATGACAGTACACCAAATGATTTACGCATTGAAACGGCGTTTGGTGAAATAGCGACGCCATTTATTATAGGACAGCCATATCCAACTATAAGCGCGCAACCATTGGCATTAATTGGTGGCGAAACGGTAACAATTAAAGGGTCGGATTTTAATAATTTAGAAGAAGTTAGATTTGGAACCATTATAAACGGTGTTGATAATACTGTCATGGGCGAAATCATTTCATTCGATGAAAAAAACATTACAGTAAAAGTTCCTGATGTGATTCCATCTACAGGCAATATTTTTGTAAAGACTCCTGGTGGTACGGCTGCCGCTCCTGTTGTCTATGGTGCTGATTACCCTCTTTTTGAAGAGTCTGAATTATTTAATGATTGGAGCTGGTGTCCCATACACGAACCATCAACCGAACAAGTTAGAGACGGTGTGTATTCAGAGAAATTAGTATTTAATGGTTGGGATGCTTTATATATGAATTTAAGCAACGATCCTTTCAATAATCCAATAGTATTATCAGATTACAAATATCTTAAAATCTCTTTCTATTCTGCAACAAATACCACTGTAAGGATATTTATGGATTGGGATGCTAACAGCAAAAAAGATATAAATATCGCAGAAGGAAAATGGACGGATTACTTGATACCTGTTTCAGAAATATCAAATAATCTAACTGGTGCTTCAGGCGATTTTGTTATTCAAGAATTTACAGGTAGTGCTGGTACTGTTTACGTTGATAGTGTTGGATTTATTAAATAAATTTAGTTTAGTTTATTGTTTAGTTTAAAAAGAAGAACCCTAAACAGTTATTTTAGGGTTCTTTTTATTTATTAAAATTATTATGAAAAAGACAACTATACTATTTTTGTTATTAGCAATGGCATTAAGTCATGCCCAAAAATTTGAAAACCTAGCACAAACCCCACCATTAGGCTGGAACAGCTGGAACACTTTTGGCACGGACATAAATGAAGAATTGGTAAAAGGCATTGCAGACAAATTTGTTGAATTAGGTCTCAAAGATGCCGGATATCAATATATTGTTTTAGATGATGGCTGGATGTCGAAAGAGCGTGATGCCAATGGTAATCTCGTTGCAGATCCAATAAAATTCCCAAACGG
This genomic window from Mariniflexile sp. TRM1-10 contains:
- a CDS encoding RagB/SusD family nutrient uptake outer membrane protein, whose protein sequence is MKNIKGLKINLILMLIITLAISSSCSEDFIDVPAEGAPTMGNYYDSDEKVDNATNGLYGLVWFNLNSSAFYGITDVLSGNMYAGPYNEFGKFTDLSFTSSQTFIKDAWRSCFGAIANSNAYLNNLPQSVGPNVSDEALNNALGECRFIRAFAYFFLVRTYGNVPIIENNAEYSQNFVIPSNPVADVYKFIENDLLFAIENLRTKNRGSNYADNAHVSSGSAKAYLAKVYLYQKRYAEARALAEEVINSGEFKLLGGETLPNMSFADLFLQKNNNNEESIFAWQWTGAGTYFDGSFTNTLFAPENRLVETTYSGQIAPSQDLIENGFVAGDRRRKETFMLPGDYYPNLSYAETLELNAPILLGYTFEEEYEAQNSGAGFKKYVIGKENLPITGKFNPQFNGESSMNTYMMRYAELLLIHAEAILGGQSGTTSDPAALKSFNAVHNRAGLPSVTEISFEDIFKERRAELAGEGDYYFDLGRLPFSQAKTILESQNRGDQDTENYITITGTSLLLPYPEEDLIKNPKLTEVEPYTFN